The following are encoded together in the Mammaliicoccus vitulinus genome:
- a CDS encoding acyl-CoA thioesterase: MEEKKPMKESRSVKSIQIFPEDTNHHNTMFGGKLMAEIDEIAAIAAMRHSGHSVVTASTDSVDFLQPIRTGEVLSLVSFVTHAGKSSMEICVKVISEDNINHQKHLAAYSFLTFVALDKDGKKAKVPAIYPESDDEKWFYESAIERVKLRHERRHESKKTLDFMSTKLYI, from the coding sequence AATCTATTCAAATTTTTCCGGAAGATACAAACCATCATAATACAATGTTTGGTGGTAAATTAATGGCAGAAATTGATGAGATTGCTGCAATCGCTGCGATGAGACATAGCGGACATTCAGTCGTTACAGCATCAACTGATTCAGTTGATTTTCTACAACCAATTAGAACAGGTGAAGTATTGTCATTAGTATCTTTCGTTACACATGCAGGTAAATCTTCAATGGAAATATGTGTGAAGGTCATTAGCGAAGATAACATTAATCACCAAAAACATTTAGCGGCGTATAGCTTTTTAACATTTGTAGCTTTAGATAAAGATGGTAAAAAAGCAAAAGTACCCGCTATATATCCAGAATCAGATGATGAAAAATGGTTTTATGAAAGTGCTATAGAACGAGTGAAATTACGTCACGAAAGAAGACATGAAAGTAAGAAAACATTAGACTTTATGTCTACCAAGTTATATATATAA
- the yfkAB gene encoding radical SAM/CxCxxxxC motif protein YfkAB, protein MIYDLKSPISIQNDPWEAYNDIDEHGSLQLSNIEFTTTTLCNMRCAHCAVGYTLQLRDPDTLPMDLILKRLDEIPHLKTISITGGEPMFSKKSIRETVVPLLKYAHKRGIYTQMNSNLTLPIDRYLEIAEYIDVMHISHNWGTIDEFSEVGFHVMDKKPPLKARYKLYEQMIQNSATLSEQGMFVSAETMLNKSTKPYLHKIHNEIIHDMKCSRHEIHPMYPSDFASQLNIMSLDEMKDTIHEILDFRNEDTWMLFGTLPFYPCFMNESDQNLLSRLKDTKNVSLRNDPDGRSRLNVNVFSGDVIVTDFGDETGSIANIKHDKLEDVYQTWMNSSLAKSLNCHCPKVRCLGPNLLVKDMYYKDVDFKANELRMNQ, encoded by the coding sequence ATGATATACGACTTAAAAAGTCCTATCTCAATACAAAACGATCCATGGGAAGCATACAATGATATTGACGAACATGGTTCATTACAACTCAGTAATATAGAATTTACGACGACGACACTTTGTAATATGAGATGTGCACACTGCGCTGTTGGATATACATTACAATTACGAGACCCTGATACGTTACCGATGGATCTTATTTTAAAAAGGTTAGATGAAATACCACATTTAAAAACAATCTCAATAACTGGCGGAGAGCCAATGTTCAGCAAAAAATCAATTCGAGAAACTGTTGTTCCACTTTTAAAGTACGCCCATAAAAGAGGAATATATACGCAAATGAATTCTAACTTAACTCTACCAATAGATCGTTATTTAGAAATTGCAGAATATATTGACGTCATGCACATATCACATAATTGGGGAACAATTGATGAATTCAGCGAAGTTGGATTCCACGTTATGGATAAAAAACCTCCTCTAAAAGCGAGATATAAACTTTATGAACAAATGATACAAAACTCTGCAACACTATCCGAACAAGGTATGTTCGTATCCGCAGAAACGATGTTAAACAAAAGTACAAAACCATACTTACATAAAATTCATAACGAAATCATTCATGATATGAAATGTAGTCGTCATGAAATTCATCCTATGTATCCATCAGACTTTGCAAGTCAATTAAATATTATGAGCCTAGATGAAATGAAAGACACAATACATGAAATATTAGATTTTAGAAATGAAGACACATGGATGCTATTTGGTACATTACCATTCTATCCTTGCTTTATGAACGAATCAGACCAAAATTTATTATCTAGATTAAAAGATACCAAAAACGTTAGCTTAAGAAATGATCCAGACGGCAGAAGCAGACTAAATGTTAACGTATTCTCTGGAGATGTAATTGTTACTGACTTCGGAGATGAAACTGGTTCAATCGCAAATATTAAACATGATAAATTAGAAGACGTTTATCAAACTTGGATGAACTCATCATTAGCAAAATCACTCAATTGTCATTGTCCTAAAGTAAGATGCCTCGGTCCAAACTTACTTGTGAAAGATATGTATTACAAAGATGTAGACTTTAAAGCAAACGAACTAAGAATGAATCAATAA
- a CDS encoding SE1561 family protein: MSQKTSLKEIKQRLSEFLEEMEAMNPEDMEVSDVDEWIALLDELEKKVQSMHE; encoded by the coding sequence ATGAGCCAAAAAACATCACTCAAAGAAATTAAACAAAGATTATCTGAGTTTTTAGAAGAAATGGAAGCTATGAATCCTGAAGATATGGAAGTATCTGATGTCGATGAATGGATTGCATTATTAGATGAACTTGAGAAAAAAGTGCAATCAATGCATGAATAA
- a CDS encoding type 1 glutamine amidotransferase domain-containing protein, with amino-acid sequence MSKKVAAVVTDLFEDVELTSPQKALTDAGHEVVVIGEEKGKEITGKKGEKVKVDLGIEEANAADYDAVLIPGGFSPDILRGDEQGRFGEFVKHFVQNEKPSFAICHGPQLLIDTDLLKGKTVTSFLSVRKDLQNAGAKVVDESVVVDSGIVTSRTPDDLEDFNRESLALLQ; translated from the coding sequence ATGAGTAAAAAAGTAGCAGCAGTTGTAACAGATTTATTTGAAGATGTTGAATTAACAAGCCCACAAAAAGCACTTACTGACGCTGGACATGAAGTTGTCGTTATTGGTGAAGAAAAAGGTAAAGAAATCACTGGTAAAAAAGGCGAAAAAGTTAAAGTTGACTTAGGTATAGAAGAAGCAAATGCTGCAGATTATGATGCAGTCTTAATTCCTGGCGGTTTCTCACCAGATATATTACGTGGAGATGAACAAGGTCGATTTGGCGAATTTGTTAAACATTTCGTACAAAATGAAAAACCATCATTTGCAATTTGTCATGGACCACAACTCTTAATAGATACTGATTTATTAAAAGGAAAAACTGTAACAAGTTTCTTATCTGTCCGTAAAGATTTACAAAACGCAGGTGCAAAAGTTGTTGACGAATCTGTAGTCGTAGACAGTGGCATTGTCACAAGTCGAACTCCAGATGACTTAGAAGACTTTAACCGTGAATCACTTGCATTGCTTCAATAA
- a CDS encoding pyruvate oxidase, producing MAKIKANHALVKVLKNWQVDHVYGIPGDSIDKVVDALKKEEDNIKFYGVRHEEVAALAASSYAKLTGKLAVALSIGGPGAIHMLNGMYDAKMDNVPMLVLAGQTDSKLLGTKFFQEVNLTALFDDVAVYNKQLESAENVHEIVDEAIKTAYAKKGVAVLTIPSDVLDEKIEDMVPMETYKFENAVTYAEDEDIAKAVELINKSEKPVVLTGVGAKNAKNELLDFLDHIDAPGLITLPAKGIIPDKHPNFMGNLGKIGTKPAFEASKDADLLILVGTNYPYVDYLPDKDIPCIQIDINRSNIGNRFNVDVGLIGDTKNVLASLTQASHEVNDRKFLKACQENMKSWNKWLEEDRNDTSKPIRPELLMAEIEKISTDDTVFSVDVGTSTVWSTRYLQLGHNHQFITSSWLGTMGCALPGAIASKIANPDKQAIAITGDGGLAMVMQDFVTAVLYKLPIIVVVLNNQELAFIKYEQQAAGELEYAIDLGDIDFAKFADSCGGIGYNVVDVEDIAPTLEKAKNANKPVIVNVKVDPEAAPLPGKIIWDEAKGYAKFEIRTALEENRLEKMPPLKTLIRRFF from the coding sequence ATGGCGAAAATAAAAGCAAACCATGCACTTGTTAAAGTTTTGAAAAATTGGCAGGTTGATCATGTATATGGTATCCCTGGTGATTCTATAGATAAAGTTGTAGATGCTCTAAAAAAAGAAGAAGATAATATCAAATTCTATGGCGTCAGACACGAAGAAGTTGCTGCATTAGCAGCGAGTAGCTATGCTAAGTTAACAGGCAAATTGGCTGTCGCTTTAAGTATAGGTGGTCCTGGAGCGATACATATGTTAAATGGTATGTATGACGCTAAAATGGATAACGTCCCTATGCTTGTCTTAGCAGGACAAACTGATTCAAAATTATTAGGCACTAAGTTCTTCCAAGAAGTTAATCTAACAGCTCTTTTTGACGATGTAGCTGTTTACAATAAACAACTGGAATCTGCTGAAAATGTTCACGAAATTGTGGATGAAGCGATTAAAACAGCATATGCTAAAAAAGGTGTAGCAGTATTAACAATTCCAAGTGACGTATTAGACGAAAAAATTGAAGATATGGTCCCAATGGAAACCTACAAATTTGAAAATGCCGTAACATACGCTGAAGATGAAGACATTGCAAAAGCAGTGGAATTAATAAATAAAAGTGAGAAACCAGTCGTGTTAACTGGCGTTGGCGCCAAAAATGCTAAAAATGAACTTTTAGACTTTTTAGACCATATCGATGCACCTGGACTTATTACTTTACCAGCTAAAGGTATTATACCTGATAAGCATCCTAATTTTATGGGTAACTTAGGAAAAATCGGGACTAAGCCAGCATTTGAAGCTTCAAAAGATGCTGATTTATTAATTCTAGTTGGTACAAATTATCCTTATGTAGACTACTTACCAGACAAGGATATCCCATGTATTCAAATAGACATTAATCGATCAAATATAGGAAATAGATTTAATGTCGATGTTGGTTTAATTGGTGATACAAAAAATGTATTAGCTTCCTTAACTCAAGCAAGTCATGAAGTTAATGACCGTAAATTTTTGAAAGCATGTCAAGAAAACATGAAATCTTGGAACAAATGGTTAGAAGAAGATCGTAATGATACAAGTAAACCTATACGCCCTGAATTATTAATGGCTGAAATTGAAAAAATTTCTACTGATGATACTGTTTTCTCAGTAGATGTCGGTACTTCAACAGTATGGAGTACAAGATATTTACAACTTGGTCATAATCATCAGTTCATAACATCCTCTTGGTTAGGAACAATGGGATGTGCCTTACCCGGCGCAATAGCTAGTAAAATAGCAAATCCTGATAAACAAGCTATTGCCATAACAGGCGATGGAGGTTTGGCAATGGTTATGCAAGATTTTGTAACAGCAGTGTTATATAAACTGCCGATTATAGTTGTCGTACTAAATAACCAAGAATTAGCTTTCATAAAATATGAGCAACAAGCAGCTGGAGAATTAGAGTATGCAATTGATTTAGGTGATATTGATTTCGCTAAATTCGCTGACAGTTGTGGCGGTATTGGTTATAACGTCGTTGATGTTGAAGACATAGCACCAACACTAGAAAAAGCTAAAAACGCGAACAAACCAGTTATCGTAAACGTAAAAGTTGATCCTGAAGCAGCCCCACTACCAGGTAAAATCATTTGGGACGAAGCTAAAGGATACGCTAAATTTGAAATTAGAACAGCTTTAGAAGAAAATAGACTAGAAAAAATGCCACCACTAAAAACATTAATCAGAAGATTCTTCTAG
- a CDS encoding glycosyltransferase, giving the protein MGLFKNKKRDIPQPNSQEEVQYRRYQHYYQEPVQPRKRKRVSKLFGFITILIILIIAFYLAVMYMWSRTSDVDELVKIEDKPAYVHVEDMPDYTKNAFVAVEDKRYYDHEGIDLRGVSRALAVSLKNGELTQGGSTITQQVVKNYFYSNESQLTRKVKEMFVAKRVEDKYSKNDILSYYVNNIYFGENNYTIEEAANYYFGATVNKNNQNLPQVSVLQSAILASVVNAPSNFDINNISDSYMTRIKTTLEKMKQQNYISDSEYTQAINELNQ; this is encoded by the coding sequence ATGGGGCTATTTAAAAATAAGAAGCGTGATATTCCACAACCTAATTCTCAAGAAGAAGTTCAATATAGAAGATATCAGCACTATTATCAAGAACCAGTGCAACCAAGAAAAAGAAAACGAGTATCTAAACTATTTGGTTTTATTACAATACTCATAATACTCATTATTGCGTTTTATCTGGCAGTAATGTACATGTGGTCAAGAACTTCTGATGTAGATGAATTAGTTAAAATAGAAGATAAACCTGCATATGTTCATGTTGAAGATATGCCTGATTACACTAAAAATGCTTTTGTTGCTGTAGAAGACAAAAGGTATTACGATCACGAAGGTATAGATTTAAGAGGTGTATCTCGTGCGCTTGCAGTTAGTTTAAAAAATGGAGAATTAACGCAAGGTGGTAGTACAATTACACAACAAGTCGTAAAAAATTATTTTTACTCTAATGAATCTCAATTAACAAGAAAAGTTAAAGAAATGTTTGTTGCAAAGCGTGTAGAAGATAAATATAGTAAAAATGATATTTTAAGTTACTACGTGAATAACATTTACTTTGGAGAGAACAATTATACGATTGAAGAAGCGGCGAATTATTACTTTGGTGCAACAGTAAATAAGAATAATCAGAACTTACCTCAAGTATCTGTATTGCAAAGTGCAATTTTAGCAAGTGTTGTTAACGCACCGTCTAATTTTGATATTAACAATATTAGCGATAGTTATATGACAAGAATTAAAACGACACTAGAAAAAATGAAACAACAAAATTATATTTCTGATTCTGAGTATACACAAGCTATAAATGAATTGAATCAATAA
- the recX gene encoding recombination regulator RecX, whose protein sequence is MLKITKIEVQKKNKERLNLFINNEFEMGIDQATYIYFNLKKDLELTKSKLQEIKDYDQYRQALNQAIVYLSHKKRTKLEIEKYLADKEYSIDLISQVIDYCESNKYINHEDYIESLKNTILKTTDKGPDHFERVAKEKGIEADLIFTYKEKFEMEMAEDRIPEIAKKIMQKKKQPPNRLKQSIVQTLQQRGYAFSLINEHLSDLNIEPTSDNVENILMKDLEKVYNKYQKKYNGYELKSHVIQALIRKGYTFDMINDKLRESGIVDE, encoded by the coding sequence GTGCTTAAAATTACTAAAATTGAAGTGCAGAAGAAAAACAAAGAGCGTCTAAATTTATTTATAAATAATGAATTTGAAATGGGTATTGATCAAGCTACATACATCTACTTTAATTTAAAAAAAGATTTAGAACTAACGAAAAGCAAGTTACAAGAAATTAAAGATTATGACCAATATAGACAAGCGCTAAATCAAGCGATTGTATACTTATCTCATAAGAAGAGAACGAAATTAGAAATCGAGAAATATTTAGCGGATAAAGAATACTCTATAGATTTAATTTCTCAAGTAATAGATTACTGTGAATCTAATAAATACATAAATCACGAAGATTATATCGAAAGTTTAAAGAACACAATATTGAAGACAACTGACAAAGGTCCAGATCATTTTGAAAGAGTTGCTAAAGAAAAAGGGATAGAAGCAGATTTAATTTTCACATATAAAGAAAAATTTGAAATGGAAATGGCAGAAGATCGAATTCCCGAAATTGCAAAAAAAATTATGCAAAAAAAGAAACAACCTCCAAATCGGCTTAAACAATCAATTGTTCAAACGTTACAACAAAGAGGATATGCTTTTTCACTAATAAATGAGCATCTATCGGATTTAAACATTGAACCGACATCTGACAATGTAGAAAATATTTTGATGAAAGATTTAGAAAAGGTATATAATAAATATCAAAAGAAATATAATGGATATGAACTTAAATCTCACGTAATTCAAGCTTTAATTAGAAAAGGGTATACTTTTGATATGATTAATGACAAATTAAGAGAAAGTGGTATTGTAGATGAATAA
- a CDS encoding YfhH family protein produces the protein MNNDKKLVEMNEYELKTVIAEYREKMRKSEMMGILNEYEVYKRKALIAESYLVDTSKIEVGKVYGLVGDTPSYFKVERINGVFAWGFRLKGSKIEEGIPVSLLQL, from the coding sequence ATGAATAATGATAAAAAATTAGTAGAAATGAATGAATACGAACTTAAAACGGTCATCGCGGAATATAGAGAAAAGATGAGAAAATCAGAAATGATGGGTATACTAAATGAATATGAAGTTTATAAAAGAAAAGCGCTCATAGCAGAAAGTTACCTTGTAGATACTTCTAAAATAGAAGTAGGAAAAGTATATGGTTTAGTAGGTGACACACCTAGCTACTTTAAAGTAGAAAGAATAAATGGTGTATTTGCTTGGGGATTTAGATTAAAAGGTTCAAAAATTGAAGAAGGCATTCCTGTAAGTCTTCTACAACTATAA
- a CDS encoding ABC transporter ATP-binding protein, translating into MTQQILLRVVNATKYYYENKQQNKFKSLFKLKHLNKNIVLKNVTVHLYRGEVLGIIGDHESGKEMISKLMIKEVAPNLGKVRNNEQTFLADVAHKSEDHQTLNEMVIRTLSLSGVSVRDIPTIQRQILSFAKLSDKGSKTCQEIDEAEYAQLLISIAKYMRPTVAIFTNIIQYLDEYYQKRFNEFLNEQKEYDRAAVLIDDHLHSIEKMSNYLIWLTYGQVRKEGTVKEVLTFYRDYQKKYNQIQDKNQKELYDLKWKISKQELPVAQGGGYKRMRKYQYGRIPKSIEKMIFYGITFLIGATLAALFMFVGVGNSQTDKEVTTKQVITTNSEPKYIDKSAYVLSLKHDTELTPSSNGEKMKVPQYSFLDVTGENQSNYRLEVDDKAYISKKNNLYFFNPAGLYEDVDWADLEDYVDGSYLNYIDFYNSFMHKSHKQVSETITADKANRFNEQMEGQKVHMVFNSDNVLTGFTFDIKDKQKLIDKFNITSDTWVVKSKDGFMIADLEENKWIFIQL; encoded by the coding sequence ATGACACAGCAAATATTACTAAGAGTTGTAAACGCAACTAAATATTACTACGAAAATAAACAACAAAATAAATTTAAATCATTATTCAAGTTAAAACATTTGAACAAAAATATCGTGCTAAAAAATGTAACTGTTCATTTATATAGAGGTGAAGTACTGGGTATTATCGGTGATCACGAATCAGGTAAAGAAATGATTAGTAAGCTGATGATTAAAGAAGTAGCACCTAATTTAGGTAAAGTAAGGAACAATGAACAAACATTTTTAGCAGATGTTGCTCATAAATCAGAAGACCATCAAACACTCAATGAAATGGTAATTAGAACTTTGAGCTTATCGGGTGTTAGCGTTAGAGATATTCCTACAATTCAAAGACAAATTTTAAGCTTTGCAAAGTTAAGCGATAAAGGTTCAAAGACTTGCCAAGAAATAGATGAAGCAGAATATGCTCAATTATTAATAAGTATTGCCAAGTATATGAGACCAACAGTAGCAATTTTCACGAATATTATTCAATATTTAGATGAATACTATCAAAAAAGATTCAATGAATTTTTAAATGAGCAGAAAGAATATGATAGAGCGGCTGTATTAATAGATGATCATTTACATTCAATTGAAAAAATGAGTAATTATCTTATTTGGTTAACGTATGGTCAAGTTAGAAAAGAAGGTACGGTTAAAGAAGTATTGACTTTTTATCGTGATTATCAAAAGAAATACAATCAAATTCAAGATAAAAACCAAAAAGAATTATATGATTTGAAATGGAAAATATCTAAGCAAGAATTACCAGTTGCACAAGGTGGAGGATATAAAAGAATGCGTAAATATCAATATGGACGAATTCCTAAGTCCATTGAGAAAATGATATTTTACGGCATTACATTTTTAATTGGTGCAACTTTAGCAGCGTTATTTATGTTTGTAGGTGTAGGTAACTCTCAGACTGATAAAGAAGTAACAACTAAACAAGTCATCACGACGAATAGTGAACCTAAATACATAGATAAATCTGCTTATGTTCTATCTTTAAAGCATGATACTGAACTAACGCCTTCATCTAACGGAGAAAAAATGAAAGTACCACAATATAGCTTTTTAGATGTAACTGGAGAGAATCAATCAAACTATAGACTCGAAGTAGATGATAAAGCCTATATATCTAAGAAGAACAATTTGTATTTCTTTAATCCAGCAGGACTTTATGAAGATGTTGATTGGGCGGATTTAGAAGATTATGTTGATGGTAGTTACTTAAACTATATAGATTTTTACAACAGCTTTATGCATAAAAGTCATAAACAAGTTTCAGAAACGATAACAGCTGATAAGGCTAACCGTTTCAATGAACAAATGGAAGGTCAAAAAGTGCATATGGTTTTCAATAGTGATAACGTATTAACTGGTTTTACTTTTGACATTAAAGATAAACAAAAACTGATTGATAAATTTAATATTACAAGTGATACTTGGGTAGTAAAATCTAAAGATGGATTTATGATAGCAGATTTAGAAGAAAATAAATGGATATTTATTCAATTGTAG
- a CDS encoding ABC transporter permease produces MNELFEQHIKHFPHMIKYCFFEVKNHYKYYLSAFAIMLLLLLITYIKLMISDAIDVEKSTSYFKLIGLFSYMWIFLSLFNAEKTVRKQGALYNRLSVPYYVGASAQVLLTMIIFLIIVTVTGIVSTSTTNIIEINHLGFFYYLVMAYILLVPIASMIGVLGKYMYSTRFIVFGLLILLLFIVPILYVPDNMYAVWVNVLKLNPLFYIINGFQQSMILGNASVTNLPYHILFYFEVAFIYLAWINVNRAYKTKYFK; encoded by the coding sequence ATGAACGAACTATTTGAACAACATATTAAACATTTTCCACATATGATCAAATATTGCTTCTTTGAAGTTAAAAATCATTATAAATACTATTTATCTGCCTTTGCTATTATGTTGCTACTATTGTTAATCACCTATATTAAATTGATGATAAGTGACGCGATAGACGTAGAAAAATCAACTTCTTATTTTAAATTAATCGGACTTTTTTCTTATATGTGGATATTTTTATCGCTCTTTAATGCTGAAAAGACGGTTAGAAAACAAGGTGCTTTATACAATCGTTTATCAGTACCATATTACGTTGGTGCATCTGCTCAAGTGCTACTCACGATGATTATATTTTTAATTATCGTGACAGTGACAGGCATTGTTTCAACGAGTACGACTAATATAATTGAAATCAATCATTTAGGGTTCTTTTATTATTTAGTAATGGCATATATTTTACTTGTACCGATAGCTTCTATGATTGGTGTGCTTGGTAAGTATATGTATTCTACAAGATTTATCGTTTTTGGGTTATTAATATTGTTATTGTTTATTGTTCCTATCTTGTACGTACCTGATAATATGTATGCAGTTTGGGTAAACGTATTAAAATTGAATCCGTTATTTTATATTATTAATGGTTTTCAACAGTCAATGATTCTTGGGAATGCTTCAGTAACGAATTTACCGTATCATATACTGTTCTATTTTGAAGTAGCATTTATCTATTTAGCTTGGATAAACGTGAACAGAGCTTATAAAACAAAATATTTCAAATAA
- a CDS encoding metal-dependent hydrolase: MDTGTHVVMGVALTGLATLDPNVTPTFTAVATGIMIGSQIPDIDTVLKFKNNAIYVKNHRGITHSIPFTLLWPLILTFLIFVIFPGVDVLHIWLWTQFAVFFHVFVDIFNSYGTQALRPISNKWIQLSIINTFDPIIFVAHLVAILFWTLGVHPSIAFGTLYALLAFYYVLRFMLQKAIKNQALKQIQQEHNPVKIFVAPTIRFMEWRIAIQTETHDYVGRSYGRNVAFNDVFKRQSFPNDHIMAYAKHDENLRSFLSFSSIYRWEVTRIDKKTTELRFIDLRYLKNGHYPFVAILHLDDDMKVTSSYIGWVFTEEKLMKKLEA, from the coding sequence ATGGATACTGGTACACATGTTGTTATGGGCGTTGCATTGACGGGTCTTGCGACATTAGACCCAAATGTTACACCTACATTTACTGCAGTTGCAACGGGTATTATGATTGGATCTCAAATACCCGATATAGATACTGTCTTGAAATTTAAAAATAATGCAATATACGTTAAGAACCATAGAGGTATAACACATTCCATTCCTTTCACACTATTATGGCCCTTAATTCTAACCTTTCTAATTTTCGTTATATTTCCAGGGGTAGATGTTTTGCATATTTGGTTGTGGACACAGTTTGCTGTATTCTTTCATGTTTTTGTTGATATCTTTAACTCATATGGTACACAAGCGCTAAGGCCTATATCTAATAAGTGGATTCAGTTAAGTATTATCAATACCTTTGATCCCATTATTTTTGTAGCACACTTAGTTGCGATTTTATTTTGGACACTTGGTGTTCATCCAAGTATTGCTTTCGGTACATTATATGCCTTATTAGCATTTTATTATGTATTGCGTTTCATGTTACAAAAAGCGATTAAAAATCAAGCATTGAAACAAATACAACAAGAACATAATCCTGTCAAAATATTCGTTGCACCAACAATCAGGTTTATGGAGTGGCGAATAGCGATACAAACAGAAACACATGATTATGTCGGACGAAGCTATGGCCGTAACGTTGCGTTTAATGATGTTTTCAAAAGACAATCATTCCCTAATGATCATATTATGGCCTATGCAAAACATGATGAAAACTTAAGATCATTTTTAAGCTTTAGTTCCATTTATCGTTGGGAAGTCACTAGAATTGATAAAAAAACGACTGAACTGCGCTTTATTGATTTGAGATATTTAAAAAATGGACACTATCCATTCGTAGCAATATTACATTTAGATGATGATATGAAAGTAACGTCTTCATATATCGGATGGGTATTTACTGAAGAAAAATTAATGAAAAAACTAGAAGCATAA